A genomic window from Lotus japonicus ecotype B-129 chromosome 1, LjGifu_v1.2 includes:
- the LOC130734264 gene encoding aspartic proteinase-like protein 1 isoform X1, whose product MAVGLLLWLLLAKGLAMEGEAAVTFSSRLVHRFSEEAKVHLASRGNGAALQSWPNKSTSEYFRLLLNSDLTRQRMKLGSQYESMYPSKGGQTFFFGNEWNWLHYTWIDIGTPNVSFLVALDTGSDLLWLPCDCIECAPLSAGHYDVLDRDLNQYSPSLSSTSRHLPCSHQLCTRGYDCKGSKDPCPYNYQYNTDNTSSSGFLIEDKLHLTSNSRHTAEKSVPASIILGCGRKQSGGYLDGAAPDGVLGLGPGSISVPSLLAEEGLIRNSFSICLNDDESGRILFGDQGHVTQQSTQFLPVDGEFIDYIVGVERFCVGSFCLKGTGFQALIDSGASFTYLPHDIYKKVVMEFDKQVNATRETFQQLPWEYCYDASSQEVVNTPPIKLTFSKNQTFLIRNPLSTFSINEEYTAMCLTVYNSKDDYVTIGQNYLRGYRLVFDRENLRFGWSRSNCEDSVGVRVNSTSPSPSTLPANQQQSPPNTHSVPPAIAGHTSPKPSTATPGFTSWHLLNSLSLICLLLYWLCG is encoded by the exons ATGGCGGTTGGTCTTCTTCTGTGGCTGTTACTGGCTAAAGGTCTTGCCATGGAGGGTGAAGCTGCGGTCACATTTTCTTCCAGGCTTGTTCATCGTTTCTCTGAGGAGGCTAAGGTTCATTTGGCTTCAAGGGGCAATGGTGCTGCGCTTCAATCATGGCCTAACAAAAGCACCTCTGAGTATTTCAGGTTGCTTCTGAACAGTGACCTTACACGCCAGAGGATGAAGCTTGGTTCGCAATATGAATCTATGTATCCTTCTAAGGGAGGCCAAACCTTCTTCTTTGGCAATGAGTGGAATTG GTTGCATTACACATGGATTGATATAGGGACTCCAAATGTTTCATTTCTTGTTGCATTGGACACTGGGAGTGATCTGCTTTGGCTCCCTTGTGACTGCATAGAATGTGCTCCCTTGTCAGCTGGTCACTATGATGTGTTG GATAGGGATCTGAATCAGTATAGCCCATCATTGTCGAGTACCAGCAGACATCTACCTTGCAGTCACCAGCTGTGTACTCGAGGTTACGATTGCAAAGGTTCTAAAGATCCTTGCCCTTATAATTATCAGTATAACACAGACAATACCTCAAGTTCTGGATTTCTTATTGAAGACAAACTACATTTGACATCCAATAGCAGACACACAGCAGAAAAATCTGTGCCAGCTTCTATAATTTTAGG TTGTGGCAGGAAACAAAGTGGTGGCTATTTAGATGGAGCTGCTCCTGATGGTGTTTTGGGGCTTGGACCTGGAAGCATTTCAGTCCCGAGTTTGCTGGCAGAGGAAGGACTTATTCGGAATTCTTTCTCAATTTGTCTTAATGATGATGAGTCTGGGAGAATTCTCTTTGGTGATCAAGGGCATGTCACCCAACAATCTACTCAATTCTTGCCTGTAGATGGAGAATT TATTGACTATATTGTTGGAGTAGAGAGGTTCTGTGTTGGGAGTTTCTGTCTCAAGGGAACTGGATTTCAAGCACTTATTGACAGTGGAGCTTCTTTCACATATCTTCCCCATGACATTTATAAAAAAGTTGTAATGGAG TTTGACAAACAAGTAAATGCAACCAGGGAAACTTTCCAACAATTACCATGGGAATACTGCTACGATGCCAG TTCACAGGAGGTGGTTAACACTCCACCGATTAAACTGACTTTCTCTAAGAATCAAACTTTTTTAATTCGCAACCCATTGTCTACTTTTTCAATCAATGAG GAATATACTGCCATGTGTTTGACTGTGTACAATTCTAAGGATGACTATGTTACCATTGGAC AAAACTACTTGAGGGGTTATCGCCTGGTCTTCGACAGGGAGAATCTACGGTTTGGCTGGTCTAGATCCAATT GTGAAGATAGTGTAGGAGTTAGAGTAAATTCCACATCACCGTCGCCGAGCACTTTACCAGCGAATCAGCAGCAGAGCCCTCCTAATACTCATTCTGTGCCACCGGCTATTGCTGGACACACTTCCCCCAAACCGTCCACGGCTACACCTGGTTTTACCTCTTGGCATTTGTTAAATTCATTGTCTCTGATATGCCTCCTTTTGTACTGGTTATGTGGTTAA
- the LOC130734264 gene encoding aspartic proteinase-like protein 1 isoform X2: MEGEAAVTFSSRLVHRFSEEAKVHLASRGNGAALQSWPNKSTSEYFRLLLNSDLTRQRMKLGSQYESMYPSKGGQTFFFGNEWNWLHYTWIDIGTPNVSFLVALDTGSDLLWLPCDCIECAPLSAGHYDVLDRDLNQYSPSLSSTSRHLPCSHQLCTRGYDCKGSKDPCPYNYQYNTDNTSSSGFLIEDKLHLTSNSRHTAEKSVPASIILGCGRKQSGGYLDGAAPDGVLGLGPGSISVPSLLAEEGLIRNSFSICLNDDESGRILFGDQGHVTQQSTQFLPVDGEFIDYIVGVERFCVGSFCLKGTGFQALIDSGASFTYLPHDIYKKVVMEFDKQVNATRETFQQLPWEYCYDASSQEVVNTPPIKLTFSKNQTFLIRNPLSTFSINEEYTAMCLTVYNSKDDYVTIGQNYLRGYRLVFDRENLRFGWSRSNCEDSVGVRVNSTSPSPSTLPANQQQSPPNTHSVPPAIAGHTSPKPSTATPGFTSWHLLNSLSLICLLLYWLCG, encoded by the exons ATGGAGGGTGAAGCTGCGGTCACATTTTCTTCCAGGCTTGTTCATCGTTTCTCTGAGGAGGCTAAGGTTCATTTGGCTTCAAGGGGCAATGGTGCTGCGCTTCAATCATGGCCTAACAAAAGCACCTCTGAGTATTTCAGGTTGCTTCTGAACAGTGACCTTACACGCCAGAGGATGAAGCTTGGTTCGCAATATGAATCTATGTATCCTTCTAAGGGAGGCCAAACCTTCTTCTTTGGCAATGAGTGGAATTG GTTGCATTACACATGGATTGATATAGGGACTCCAAATGTTTCATTTCTTGTTGCATTGGACACTGGGAGTGATCTGCTTTGGCTCCCTTGTGACTGCATAGAATGTGCTCCCTTGTCAGCTGGTCACTATGATGTGTTG GATAGGGATCTGAATCAGTATAGCCCATCATTGTCGAGTACCAGCAGACATCTACCTTGCAGTCACCAGCTGTGTACTCGAGGTTACGATTGCAAAGGTTCTAAAGATCCTTGCCCTTATAATTATCAGTATAACACAGACAATACCTCAAGTTCTGGATTTCTTATTGAAGACAAACTACATTTGACATCCAATAGCAGACACACAGCAGAAAAATCTGTGCCAGCTTCTATAATTTTAGG TTGTGGCAGGAAACAAAGTGGTGGCTATTTAGATGGAGCTGCTCCTGATGGTGTTTTGGGGCTTGGACCTGGAAGCATTTCAGTCCCGAGTTTGCTGGCAGAGGAAGGACTTATTCGGAATTCTTTCTCAATTTGTCTTAATGATGATGAGTCTGGGAGAATTCTCTTTGGTGATCAAGGGCATGTCACCCAACAATCTACTCAATTCTTGCCTGTAGATGGAGAATT TATTGACTATATTGTTGGAGTAGAGAGGTTCTGTGTTGGGAGTTTCTGTCTCAAGGGAACTGGATTTCAAGCACTTATTGACAGTGGAGCTTCTTTCACATATCTTCCCCATGACATTTATAAAAAAGTTGTAATGGAG TTTGACAAACAAGTAAATGCAACCAGGGAAACTTTCCAACAATTACCATGGGAATACTGCTACGATGCCAG TTCACAGGAGGTGGTTAACACTCCACCGATTAAACTGACTTTCTCTAAGAATCAAACTTTTTTAATTCGCAACCCATTGTCTACTTTTTCAATCAATGAG GAATATACTGCCATGTGTTTGACTGTGTACAATTCTAAGGATGACTATGTTACCATTGGAC AAAACTACTTGAGGGGTTATCGCCTGGTCTTCGACAGGGAGAATCTACGGTTTGGCTGGTCTAGATCCAATT GTGAAGATAGTGTAGGAGTTAGAGTAAATTCCACATCACCGTCGCCGAGCACTTTACCAGCGAATCAGCAGCAGAGCCCTCCTAATACTCATTCTGTGCCACCGGCTATTGCTGGACACACTTCCCCCAAACCGTCCACGGCTACACCTGGTTTTACCTCTTGGCATTTGTTAAATTCATTGTCTCTGATATGCCTCCTTTTGTACTGGTTATGTGGTTAA
- the LOC130734264 gene encoding aspartic proteinase-like protein 1 isoform X3, which translates to MAVGLLLWLLLAKGLAMEGEAAVTFSSRLVHRFSEEAKVHLASRGNGAALQSWPNKSTSEYFRLLLNSDLTRQRMKLGSQYESMYPSKGGQTFFFGNEWNWLHYTWIDIGTPNVSFLVALDTGSDLLWLPCDCIECAPLSAGHYDVLDRDLNQYSPSLSSTSRHLPCSHQLCTRGYDCKGSKDPCPYNYQYNTDNTSSSGFLIEDKLHLTSNSRHTAEKSVPASIILGCGRKQSGGYLDGAAPDGVLGLGPGSISVPSLLAEEGLIRNSFSICLNDDESGRILFGDQGHVTQQSTQFLPVDGEFIDYIVGVERFCVGSFCLKGTGFQALIDSGASFTYLPHDIYKKVVMEFDKQVNATRETFQQLPWEYCYDASSQEVVNTPPIKLTFSKNQTFLIRNPLSTFSINENLLCRPKVVLLVILMK; encoded by the exons ATGGCGGTTGGTCTTCTTCTGTGGCTGTTACTGGCTAAAGGTCTTGCCATGGAGGGTGAAGCTGCGGTCACATTTTCTTCCAGGCTTGTTCATCGTTTCTCTGAGGAGGCTAAGGTTCATTTGGCTTCAAGGGGCAATGGTGCTGCGCTTCAATCATGGCCTAACAAAAGCACCTCTGAGTATTTCAGGTTGCTTCTGAACAGTGACCTTACACGCCAGAGGATGAAGCTTGGTTCGCAATATGAATCTATGTATCCTTCTAAGGGAGGCCAAACCTTCTTCTTTGGCAATGAGTGGAATTG GTTGCATTACACATGGATTGATATAGGGACTCCAAATGTTTCATTTCTTGTTGCATTGGACACTGGGAGTGATCTGCTTTGGCTCCCTTGTGACTGCATAGAATGTGCTCCCTTGTCAGCTGGTCACTATGATGTGTTG GATAGGGATCTGAATCAGTATAGCCCATCATTGTCGAGTACCAGCAGACATCTACCTTGCAGTCACCAGCTGTGTACTCGAGGTTACGATTGCAAAGGTTCTAAAGATCCTTGCCCTTATAATTATCAGTATAACACAGACAATACCTCAAGTTCTGGATTTCTTATTGAAGACAAACTACATTTGACATCCAATAGCAGACACACAGCAGAAAAATCTGTGCCAGCTTCTATAATTTTAGG TTGTGGCAGGAAACAAAGTGGTGGCTATTTAGATGGAGCTGCTCCTGATGGTGTTTTGGGGCTTGGACCTGGAAGCATTTCAGTCCCGAGTTTGCTGGCAGAGGAAGGACTTATTCGGAATTCTTTCTCAATTTGTCTTAATGATGATGAGTCTGGGAGAATTCTCTTTGGTGATCAAGGGCATGTCACCCAACAATCTACTCAATTCTTGCCTGTAGATGGAGAATT TATTGACTATATTGTTGGAGTAGAGAGGTTCTGTGTTGGGAGTTTCTGTCTCAAGGGAACTGGATTTCAAGCACTTATTGACAGTGGAGCTTCTTTCACATATCTTCCCCATGACATTTATAAAAAAGTTGTAATGGAG TTTGACAAACAAGTAAATGCAACCAGGGAAACTTTCCAACAATTACCATGGGAATACTGCTACGATGCCAG TTCACAGGAGGTGGTTAACACTCCACCGATTAAACTGACTTTCTCTAAGAATCAAACTTTTTTAATTCGCAACCCATTGTCTACTTTTTCAATCAATGAG AATCTTCTTTGTCGTCCCAAAGTTGTATTGCTTgtgattttgatgaaataa
- the LOC130731738 gene encoding protein FAF-like, chloroplastic has product MISSNTSFPPKLDDYIGTESCYDLQNENDNNNVIDVKDKSNAESSSIRKCKEKRVFPPPIPFLARTQNLASHMPWVLKRYTTSEGRLILKEEKVKRHEYFRTHREDGRLILELVPLDDDDYYLEKNEEEELESPTSSHEEVDVDRFEDEEEFDNEENIKASDNNVENENGVVVGGGSGRLKCLNYNSMRSSPSCILIS; this is encoded by the coding sequence ATGATCTCAAGCAACACTTCATTTCCTCCTAAACTTGACGACTACATTGGCACTGAGAGCTGCTACGACCtgcaaaatgaaaatgataacAACAACGTCATTGATGTCAAGGACAAATCCAATGCTGAGAGCAGCAGCATCAGGAAGTGCAAGGAGAAGAGAGTGTTCCCTCCTCCTATTCCATTCCTAGCACGGACCCAAAACTTGGCGTCTCACATGCCGTGGGTTTTAAAGAGGTACACCACGAGCGAGGGAAGGTTGATTCTGAAAGAAGAGAAGGTGAAGCGCCACGAGTACTTTCGCACGCACAGGGAGGATGGTAGGCTCATATTGGAGCTTGTTCCTCTTGACGATGATGACTACTACTtggagaaaaatgaagaagaagaattagaATCACCAACAAGTTCACATGAAGAGGTTGATGTCGATAGGtttgaggatgaagaagaatttGATAATGAAGAAAATATTAAGGCTAGTGATAATAATGTTGAGAATGAGAATGGTGTGGTggttggtggtggtagtggtaggTTGAAGTGTTTGAATTACAATAGTATGAGATCTTCTCCTTCTTGTATTCTTATTTCTTAG